The following proteins are encoded in a genomic region of Nitrospinota bacterium:
- the sucD gene encoding succinate--CoA ligase subunit alpha, translating to MSVLVGKKTRLLVQGITGKEGMFHALGCRAYGTAVVAGVTPGKEGQNVEGIPVFNTVKNAVKATKANATMIFVPPAFSADAILEALDAGIGLIVCITEGIPPQDMVKVKRAMQGSSARLIGPNCPGIITPGQAKIGIMPGHIHKPGNVGIVSRSGTLTYEAVGQLTALGIGQSTCIGIGGDPVNGTSHLDAIRLFNEDPDTHAIVMIGEIGGSAEEEAAEYVKAHVKKPVVGFIAGQTAPPGRRMGHAGAIIAGGKGTAIEKMKAMEAAGIYVCESPADIGETMKKVLMKKKAKKKTAKKAAKKNVGKKKVAKKKTLKKKPKR from the coding sequence ATGAGCGTACTGGTGGGGAAAAAAACCCGGCTGCTGGTGCAGGGGATAACCGGCAAAGAAGGAATGTTCCACGCGCTGGGCTGCCGCGCCTATGGCACCGCCGTGGTGGCTGGCGTCACCCCCGGCAAGGAAGGGCAGAACGTCGAAGGGATACCGGTGTTCAACACCGTGAAAAACGCGGTGAAGGCGACCAAGGCGAATGCCACGATGATTTTCGTGCCGCCGGCGTTTTCCGCCGACGCGATTTTGGAGGCGCTCGACGCCGGCATCGGGCTGATCGTCTGCATCACCGAAGGGATTCCGCCGCAGGATATGGTGAAGGTAAAACGGGCCATGCAGGGCTCTTCCGCGCGCCTCATCGGGCCGAACTGCCCGGGCATCATCACCCCCGGCCAGGCCAAGATCGGCATCATGCCGGGGCACATTCACAAGCCCGGCAATGTCGGCATCGTATCGCGCTCCGGCACCCTCACCTATGAAGCGGTGGGACAGTTGACCGCCCTGGGCATCGGCCAGTCCACCTGCATCGGCATCGGCGGCGACCCGGTGAACGGCACCAGCCACCTCGATGCCATCAGGCTTTTTAACGAAGACCCGGACACCCACGCCATCGTCATGATCGGCGAGATCGGCGGCAGCGCCGAGGAAGAGGCCGCCGAGTATGTGAAGGCCCACGTGAAAAAGCCGGTCGTCGGCTTCATCGCGGGCCAAACCGCGCCGCCCGGCCGCCGCATGGGGCACGCCGGCGCGATTATCGCGGGGGGCAAAGGCACCGCCATTGAGAAGATGAAAGCGATGGAGGCCGCCGGCATTTATGTGTGCGAAAGCCCGGCCGACATCGGGGAGACGATGAAAAAAGTATTGATGAAGAAAAAAGCAAAAAAGAAAACCGCGAAGAAAGCGGCGAAGAAGAACGTTGGGAAGAAAAAAGTAGCGAAAAAGAAGACCTTGAAGAAAAAACCGAAGAGGTAA